In Thermoanaerobaculia bacterium, a genomic segment contains:
- a CDS encoding DinB family protein, producing the protein MISPDAARAHLAYTEWATARLLGAARELSPDELVRDFGTADRSVLGTLTHVFGADRVWLARIRGGAQEWPREYVLGDLAADWTSVYARWQEWAAGLTDAAIAEPISYRDMKGHPWVSPVWQIVLHVVNHGTHHRGQVAGFLRSMGKTPPVLDLIAYYRSR; encoded by the coding sequence ATGATCTCTCCCGACGCCGCGCGGGCCCATCTCGCGTACACGGAGTGGGCCACCGCGCGCCTCCTCGGGGCCGCGCGGGAGCTTTCGCCGGACGAGCTCGTCCGGGATTTCGGGACCGCCGACCGAAGCGTCCTCGGCACGCTCACGCACGTTTTTGGAGCCGACCGGGTGTGGCTCGCCCGGATCCGCGGAGGAGCGCAGGAGTGGCCACGGGAATACGTCCTCGGCGACCTCGCGGCCGACTGGACGTCGGTCTACGCGCGCTGGCAGGAGTGGGCAGCCGGCCTGACCGACGCGGCGATCGCCGAGCCGATCTCGTATCGCGACATGAAGGGGCATCCCTGGGTGTCGCCGGTCTGGCAGATCGTGCTCCACGTCGTCAACCACGGCACGCATCATCGGGGGCAGGTCGCCGGGTTCCTGCGCTCGATGGGCAAGACGCCGCCGGTGCTGGACCTGATCGCGTACTACCGGTCGCGCTGA